Genomic window (Cyanobacteria bacterium GSL.Bin1):
CTAAAGGAAAGATAACCCCACATCAGCACCATTGCGGTACAAGGGGCAATCCCCAATAAAATCGCTCCGGCAATATAAGAATCAGCCAAGGCAATTTCTCCCCCTCGAATCATTTCTGTTCCTGAGAGTAAAGGGCGAAACAGCCAGCCTAAGAAAAACTGAGCAAAGACCACCATAGTGAAGGGTTTGATTAGCCAGTTCACCACCAACGTTAAAATGACAGGTTTCGGCGTTTGTGCGGCGCGTTTAGCTTGTCCAAAATCAATTTTGACCATGATCGGATACATCATGAAAAACAGGCAAATCGCGATGGGAATCGAGACTTGGTAAATGCTCATGCGATCCAGCGTGACCGCAATGTTAGGGAACACTCGCCCGAGAATAATGCCTGCAACAATGCACAACGCCACCCAAACCGTGAGATAACGCTCAAAGAAACTCAGCTTTCCCCCTGCCTGAACTGCCCTCGGATTGACCTTCGATTGATTGGTACTCATTTTGTCTTCCTTAGCCGTTTGCTCTCTCAAATATATCAAAAAAACTTGATTTGTAAAGTGAAAACATTAGAGTCGGAGCCAACCATAAATCACTGTTGCTATTCTGCAGGAGGACAAACCCGTGCTGGGAGAATTGAGCTGTAGCGGCGAACCTCTGCCAAATAACGCTCCAGCCTTGCAAATTGGGATAAATTAAGGCTGTAGTACATCCAGCGCCCCTCTTGCCGTCCGGAAATTAAACCGCTTTCTCTTAGAGTTTTCAGGTGAAACGAGAGCTTAGACTGAGCAATATCGAGGCGATCGCACAAATCGCAAACACACATTTCGCGGTTTCTCAGTAGCTCGATGATCTGAACCCGCAATGGGTCAGAGAGAGCCTTGAATCCAAAAACAATTTCGGTTGATGGGACTTGAAGCGTATTCATGATCAATCCAACTTGATTTAATTTTCTCCTTCCAAGCTAGCAGGAGAGCGAAAACTTTCCGGTTCTTTCTCACTGCTTTCGTTCTCTTCATGGATTCATAAAACAAATATTTTTGAAATGATACGATAAAGATATCTACGCTTAGGAGCAAGATGATGAATAAACTGGTCAGCCCTCTAGCAATAGTTTTAGGGGTAGCTGTAGTGACGGTTGGCTGTTCTCCGGAAGCCCAACAACAGCAGCAGCGCCAATCAATCAAAATTGATGGATCAAGCACTGTCTTTCCGATTACCGATGCCATTGCCGACACCTACAACGAGACTCAGGAGGACCCGGTTGAGGTGGATGTGAGCTTTTCCGGGACTGGCGGCGGCTTTGAAAAGTTCTGTGCTGGCGAAACCGATATCAACAATGCCTCCCGTCCCATCCTCGAAGCGGAAATGAAAGCCTGCGATGAAGCTGGCATTCGGTTTTACGAATTGCCGGTTGCTTTTGATGCTTTGACGATTGTCGTCAATCAGGAAAATGATTGGGTTGATACCATTACGGTCGAAGAACTTAAGACCCTCTGGGAACCGAGTGCTGAGGGTCAAGTCACCCGCTGGAATCAGGTCCGCCCCAGCTGGCCAGATCGTCCCATTACCCTCCATGGACCCGGTTTAGATTCGGGTACCTACGACTACTTCGCTGAGGTAATTGTGGGAAAAGACACCCGCAGCGATTTTGCCGCCAGCGAAGATGACGAAATGATTGCTGCAGGAGTAGGCGCAGATCCTAATGCTCTGGGCTATTTCGGATTGGCCTATTATGCCGAGCATCAAGACACTCTCAAAGCCCTGGCGGTTGACAGTAGCAGTGATCCGGTAGAGCCTTCCCCGGAAACGGTCGTGACCGCGGAGTATCAACCCCTATCCCGTCCTCTGTTCATTTACGTCAACTTTGAATCTACCCGCACCAATCCAGCAGTCAATGATTTGGTTCAGTTTTATTTGGAAAATGCGCCAGAAACAGTTGATGAGGTAGGGTATGTTCCGCTGACGGAGGAAGGCTACCACATTGCTTGGATCAATTTTCAGGAAGGGGAAGTGGGATCTGCTTTCGATGGCACTCCCCAGCCCAATTTGACTATTACCGAACTGCTGCGGAAAACCAAACGGTTTTAGCCCACTCAGGAGAACTTAAAACTCAATCGAATACACATCAATTAGGGAGGGAAGGAAACGGGGACAGAGGGTGACAAAGTAAATTTTTTGTTGCCTTTCTCCAAAGAACAAATGACTAATCTTCTTCCATCATCTCGGCAAAGAAATCAATGGTATTTTTCAAAGCAGTAATAAAGTGATCAATTTCTTCTTTCGTGTTGTAGAAATAAAGACTGGCTCTTGCGCTTCCCGCAACGCCTAAAACCGTGTGTAACGGTTGGGTACAATGATGACCCGAACGAATGGCAACCCCTTCATAATCTAATAAGGGGGCTAAATCATTAGCGTGTAGATTTTCCACATTAAATGCTGCTAATGCTGCTCTTCCTTTTCCCTCTGCTGTCGGTTTGGGTCCATAAATTCTTAAATTAGAAAAGTTTTCTAATTGGCGGAACAAATAGGCTGTTAATTCTTCTTCGTAGGCGTGAATTTGATCCATCCCAATTTGACTTAAATAATCCACCGCCGCCCCCAACCCAATGGCTTCCGCGATCGCAGGTGTTCCCGCTTCAAATTTATGAGGGAGTTCCGCACAGGTAAAATGATCTAAGGCAACTTCCCCAATCATTTCGCCACCGCCTAAAAAAGGAGGCATTGCATTTAATAAATCTTCCTTGCCATACAAAAAACCAACCCCAGTGGGACCGCACATTTTATGCCCACTTGCCACTAACCAATCACAACCAATGGCTTGCACATCCACGGGCAAATGAGGCACACTTTGACAAGCATCAATTAATACTTTTGCGCCTTTTTCTTGAGCAAGGCGCGTAATTTCTTCAACGGGATTAATACACCCTAACGTATTAGAAACATGAACCAGCGTCACTAATTTAGTTTGGTCAGAAAGCAGGGTTTTATACTGTTCTAAATCTAAAGTTTCTGCTGCCGTTAATCCAACGTGTTTGAGAACCGCCCCTGTTTTTTGCGCAATCATTTGCCAGGGAACAATATTACTATGATGTTCCATGACCGAGGTGATAATTTCATCGCCGGGTTTCAGGTTATTTAATGCCCAACTGTAGGCGACTAAGTTAATGGCTTCCGTCGCATTGCGCGTGAAAACGATTTCATTGCGAGAGTTGGCATTGACAAATTGGGCAACTTTATCTCTTGCCCCTTCAAACGCTTCTGTTGCTTTCGTGCTGAGGGTGTGTGCCCCCCGATGAACATTAGAATTAGTGTATTCATAATATTCATCTAAGGCTTTGATCACTGATAAAGGCTTCTGAGACGTGGCAGCATTATCAAAATAAATGAGGGGATGCCCATTGATTTCTTGATTCAGAATGGGAAAATCAGCACGCACTTGATTGGCTAAGGAAGGAGTGGTTGCAATCGTCATAGGGTTTAGTGGATAAATCGGTTTTGCAAACAACTAAATAATTGGTCTCGCACGGAAGAAATCGTAATTTCTTCAATAATTTCGGCAGCAAAAGCATTAATTAACAAGTTAGAGGCGGCATTACTATCTAAGCCTCGACTGCGCAAATAGAACAGTTCATCCGCTTCGAGTTGACTAACGGTTGCGCCATGAGAACATTTCACATTATCGGCAACAATGTTTAATTCTGGTTTGGTATCCACATGGGCTTTGTCTGACAACAGGAGGTTTCGGTTGAGTTGGGCTGCATTGGTGAGTTGTGCCGCTTGCGGGACAAACATTTTCCCGTTAAACACCCCTCTTGCGGAGTCATCTAAAATACATTTATGCAACTGATCCGCGCTGCTATGGGGATGACGGAACGCGATCGCGCTGTGGGTATCTAAAAGTTGCTGTCCCTTGCCTAAGGTTAACCCATATAACTTGGTATTTACCTGGGTTCCAGTATGAAACACATCAAAATCATGACGGGAAATCTGTCCGCCTAAACTCACTGGATATGCCGTATAGCGACTATCTTGGGCTTGGGTAACTGCCGTTTTCGCAATGTGGAAACTATTTAACGCTTCGTCTTGTAAGCGAATATGATTCACTTGGGCGTTACCCGCTAGCCACACTTCACTCACGGGATTACACAAATAGGGTGCAGCCTTCTCAGACGAAAGACTCGCATATTGTTCAATCAAATTCACCTTGGCACTCGTTTCCGCCACCACCAGCAAACGCGGTTGAATAAGCTGCGGCGTATCATTGCCGACAGCTAAAAAGAGCACCTGTATTGGCGATTCAACTTCAGTATTTGGTGCCACCCAAAGCACTGCTGTATCTTCAAAGCCAGCCGTATTCAACGCCGTAAATAACTCTTCTCCCCCTTCTTGCTGAGTGAGATAGTCAGTGACTTGCGACTGCTGATGAACATCCAAAGTTGCTAAGTTCGTGAGAGTTACACCAGCCGGGAGGTGATCAAGTTGCGAGAGTTCAGCACAAAAGCAACCATTGACAAAGACTAACCGCGCTTGGGAAGCTTCAGGAACAATAAACGGTGATACACTATCTGGTTTGAGATCAACCGTTTGGCTTCTTTGAAACTGATAATCCAGTAAGGGGGATAAATCGGTAAAGCGCCATTCTTCATCTTTGCGGTGAGGAAAGCGAGATTCTGCAACCCAGTTGGCTGCCTCCTGCTGTCGTTTTTCCAGCCACGCCGTAAAGGTGGATTCCTCTTCCGTCACGACATTGCCATGACGTTGACGTAACAAATGGTTGAGGAAGTGATCTTGATTGGCAAGTTGATCCTGAGAAGAAACTGACATACTCATCCCTAAGCCGTAACCTCCTGTTGTGGGGCGTACTGTTCATACAACCAGTCATAGCCATTTTCTTCGAGTTGTAGGGCTAACTCTTTACCGCCACTGGTAATGATTTTTCCGTCTACCATGACATGGATATAATCCGGTTCAACATAATTTAACAAACGCTGATAGTGGGTAATCATCACCGTTGCATTATCAGGGGTTGCCAACTGATTCACCCCATTCGCAACAATTTTTAAAGCATCAATATCTAAACCGGAATCGGTTTCATCCAAAATTGCTAGACTAGGTTCTAGCAGAGCCATTTGTAAAATCTCGTTGCGTTTCTTCTCTCCGCCGGAGAAACCTTCGTTCAAACTCCGTTCTAAGAAGCTGGGATCCATCTTGACGATTTCCAGCTTTTCTTCCACTAAGTCTTCAAAGTCAAAGGCATCGATCTCTTCTTTCCCTTGCGCTTTACAATGAGAATTATAAGCCACGCGCAAAAAGTCTAAGTTACTGACTCCAGGAATTTCTAAAGGATATTGAAACGCCAAAAAAAGACCTTTTAAAGCCCGTTCATCGGGTTCTAATTCCGCAATGTTTTCTCCTTTATAAGTAATCTCTCCTGAAGTGATTGTATAGTCAGGATGACCCGCCAAAACTTTGGAAAGGGTACTTTTGCCCGACCCATTCCGTCCCATAATAGCGTGAATTTCACCGGCTTTTACTTCTAGATTAACCCCTTTTAGAATTGGGATATCTTCAACTTTGGCGTGTAAATTTTTAATCGATAAAATAACTTCACTATTTTCTTTAATCATATTTTTTTATTTATTTTTTATTTGTTCACAGGAAAACGATTGAAGGAGAAGAAGAAGTTGAATGACAGCTTTCCAATTCCCCTTCTATCGAATTACACGAATGACCAACTTCGACAAGCTCAGTTTCCATGACTGATGACCAATGACTAACCTACCGAATTTTCCAACTTCAACGCCAGCAATTTATCTGCTTCTGCTGCAAATTCCATCGGTAACTGATTGAACACTTCTTTACAGAAACCGCTGACAATCATCGAAACGGCATCTTCTTCCGAGATTCCCCGTTGGGCAAAATAGAAGAGTTGGTCTTCGCCAATTTTTGCGGTAGAGGCTTCATGTTCCACTTTCGTGCGGTTATTATCCACTTGAATGTAGGGGAAGGTATTGGCTTCTGCTTGATCGCCAATTAACATCGAATCACACTGGGAGTAATTGCGCGCACCATCGGCTTTCGGTCCCATTTTCACTAAGCCCCGATAACTATTTTGGGAATGACCGGCGGAAATGCCTTTCGAGATAATGGTACTTTTGGTATTTTTCCCAATGTGGATCATTTTGGTACCGGTATCAGCTTGCTGATAATTATTGGTTAAGGCAATGGAATAGAATTCTCCGACGGAGTTATCTCCCGCTAAAACGCAACTGGGATATTTCCAAGTCACCGCAGAACCGGTTTCGACTTGTGTCCAAGAGATTTTAGAGTTTTTCCCTTTGCAGAGTCCACGTTTGGTCACAAAGTTATAGATGCCGCCTTTTCCTTCTTCATCCCCAGCAAACCAGTTTTGAACCGTGGAATATTTAATATCCGCATCATCCAACGCCACGAGTTCCACAATAGCAGCGTGTAGCTGGTTAGAATCGTACATGGGCGCAGTACAGCCTTCTAAATAGCTAACAGAAGCCCCTTCTTCGGCAACGATTAAAGTCCGTTCAAATTGTCCCGCTTCGTCGGTGTTGATGCGGAAATAAGTAGAGAGTTCCATGGGGCATTGTACCCCTTTCGGAACGTAAACAAATGACCCATCACTAAATACTGCCGAGTTTAGCGCAGCAAAGAAGTTATCGCCACTAGGAACCACACTGCCAATGTATTTTTTCACCAGTTCGGGATATTCTTGGAGGGCTTCGGAAATGGAACAGAAAATGACTCCTTCTTCAGCCAGTTTTTCTTTGAACGTAGTGGCAACGGAAACGCTATCAAAGATGGCATCTACGGCAACATTGCCCAGACGTTTTTGTTCGGAAAGGGGAATGCCTAACTTTTCAAAGGTTTCGAGGAGGGCAGGATCAACTTCGTCTAAACTTTCTTTCTTCTCTTCTTTCTTTTTTGGCGCGGAATAGTAAATAATATCATTAAAATCAATGGGCTTATAACCGACGTGCGCCCAGTTCGGTTCTGTCATGTTCAACCATTGACGGTAGGCTTTGAGGCGGAAGTTCAACATGAACTCAGGTTCGTTTTTCTTCGCTGAGATCATGCGAATAATGTCTTCATTTAGTCCACGGGGTAAGGTTTCGGTTTCAATGTCGGTGACAAAACCGTATTTGTAGGGTTGGTTGAGTAAGGTTTTGGTTGCAGTCATGGACGTTCGTGTTTCCTCAATTAAGCTAACTAAGCGTCGTTTTTATACTTTCTTTGGGATCGCTTCCCTTCTCAGGTGAGCGACTTACGAAACGTATTTGTTGTTTAACTATTTTTAGGCTACATTAACAACAAAGATGTTGTCAAACTATTTTAAGATTGGAGGCGATCGCGCAGATGATGCAAAAAACCATGACCGCAACCCGCCAGAGTTCAACGAAACAGGGAATTCTCAGGTATATTCTCAAGCAAGGACAAGCCACAGCCCAGGATTTAGCCCAAAGACTTGAGATTAGTCCCCAAGCGACCCGCCGACACTTAAAAGAATTGGAGTCTGAAGGCTTAGTGTATTACGAAGCGGTACAAAATGGAATGGGACGCCCCCAATATCTCTATCAATTGAGTGACCAAGGGCGCGATCACCTCCCCCATGATTATGGCGAATTTGCTGTTTCTTTTCTCCATACTCTTGCCGAAACCGCCGGAGAAGAACAAGTTCAAGCCGTTTTAGAAAAACAATGGCAGCGCAAAGCCGATGATTATCGCGATCGAATCGGTAGCGGAGACTTAGAAGAACGAATCGCTAAGTTGGTCGAATTACGACAAGCAGAAGGCTATATGGCAGAGTATCATCCCTTGGAAGAGAATCAAGATACGACCCAACCCAAGTTTTTCTTATTTGAACATAACTGTGCTATTGCTAGCGTAGCTGAGTCTTACCCGAGTGTTTGCGGACATGAGTTAGAGATGTTTTCCGCTGTGCTTCCTGATTGTACTGTAGAGCGGACACACTGGTTGTATCACGGAGAACATCGCTGTGGCTATCTCATTCAATTAAAAGTTAGTCATTAGTCATTGGTTATTCATCATTGGTTCAGATTGAGACTTGATGGGCTGAGGGTCACAGGAAATTGTTTTACGATCTATTAAGTGAACAACTAAGGGCAAAAGACAAAGGACAAATCATCATGACACAAGATAGTTCCATTCAATTTCTAACCGAAGAAGAATCGTTAGATGTTGATAAAGCCTTACTTTCTTCGCCAGAAAAGTTCTTAACCCGATTAACCATTTCTTCTTTACGATTACTGAAAACGATCGCGCAAGAGGAAGGAGTAGCCGTAGAAGAGTTGACCCCAGAACAGATTATTGCCTGGTTTGAAAAGGATGGCAAAATTAGGCGAGAACAAGGCATTGAAGCAGCAACCTTGAAGTGGTAGTTTCGAGAGTTAATCGCTGATCACTCTGGATTCGTTCAGATAGTAATATTTTAGACGTCAGACAGAACCCCAATTTCTTAAAAGTTAACAACATCAGCGGAATCAAGGATCACACAGCAGATCACGATCCAATTGATGTTGCAATCGCTTCCTGTGCCATTGTTGCCAAAGTAGTATCTGAGGCTTGGGGTAAATGGTAATAATTCCCTGCTGCTTGTTCCGCCATCTCCTGAGCTAACCCGGAAGAAATGTATTTTCGCTCGGTATCAATGACGAGCAGCTGCATCCCTAAGGCACGAATTCGGGCAGCAATATCAAGTAGTTCTGCCCTGAGATCCGGTTGTTCTTCTGCCGATAAGGGTTGACCGAC
Coding sequences:
- a CDS encoding metalloregulator ArsR/SmtB family transcription factor; protein product: MNTLQVPSTEIVFGFKALSDPLRVQIIELLRNREMCVCDLCDRLDIAQSKLSFHLKTLRESGLISGRQEGRWMYYSLNLSQFARLERYLAEVRRYSSILPARVCPPAE
- the sufD gene encoding Fe-S cluster assembly protein SufD, translating into MSVSSQDQLANQDHFLNHLLRQRHGNVVTEEESTFTAWLEKRQQEAANWVAESRFPHRKDEEWRFTDLSPLLDYQFQRSQTVDLKPDSVSPFIVPEASQARLVFVNGCFCAELSQLDHLPAGVTLTNLATLDVHQQSQVTDYLTQQEGGEELFTALNTAGFEDTAVLWVAPNTEVESPIQVLFLAVGNDTPQLIQPRLLVVAETSAKVNLIEQYASLSSEKAAPYLCNPVSEVWLAGNAQVNHIRLQDEALNSFHIAKTAVTQAQDSRYTAYPVSLGGQISRHDFDVFHTGTQVNTKLYGLTLGKGQQLLDTHSAIAFRHPHSSADQLHKCILDDSARGVFNGKMFVPQAAQLTNAAQLNRNLLLSDKAHVDTKPELNIVADNVKCSHGATVSQLEADELFYLRSRGLDSNAASNLLINAFAAEIIEEITISSVRDQLFSCLQNRFIH
- the sufC gene encoding Fe-S cluster assembly ATPase SufC; this encodes MIKENSEVILSIKNLHAKVEDIPILKGVNLEVKAGEIHAIMGRNGSGKSTLSKVLAGHPDYTITSGEITYKGENIAELEPDERALKGLFLAFQYPLEIPGVSNLDFLRVAYNSHCKAQGKEEIDAFDFEDLVEEKLEIVKMDPSFLERSLNEGFSGGEKKRNEILQMALLEPSLAILDETDSGLDIDALKIVANGVNQLATPDNATVMITHYQRLLNYVEPDYIHVMVDGKIITSGGKELALQLEENGYDWLYEQYAPQQEVTA
- the sufS gene encoding SufS family cysteine desulfurase encodes the protein MTIATTPSLANQVRADFPILNQEINGHPLIYFDNAATSQKPLSVIKALDEYYEYTNSNVHRGAHTLSTKATEAFEGARDKVAQFVNANSRNEIVFTRNATEAINLVAYSWALNNLKPGDEIITSVMEHHSNIVPWQMIAQKTGAVLKHVGLTAAETLDLEQYKTLLSDQTKLVTLVHVSNTLGCINPVEEITRLAQEKGAKVLIDACQSVPHLPVDVQAIGCDWLVASGHKMCGPTGVGFLYGKEDLLNAMPPFLGGGEMIGEVALDHFTCAELPHKFEAGTPAIAEAIGLGAAVDYLSQIGMDQIHAYEEELTAYLFRQLENFSNLRIYGPKPTAEGKGRAALAAFNVENLHANDLAPLLDYEGVAIRSGHHCTQPLHTVLGVAGSARASLYFYNTKEEIDHFITALKNTIDFFAEMMEED
- the sufR gene encoding iron-sulfur cluster biosynthesis transcriptional regulator SufR translates to MMQKTMTATRQSSTKQGILRYILKQGQATAQDLAQRLEISPQATRRHLKELESEGLVYYEAVQNGMGRPQYLYQLSDQGRDHLPHDYGEFAVSFLHTLAETAGEEQVQAVLEKQWQRKADDYRDRIGSGDLEERIAKLVELRQAEGYMAEYHPLEENQDTTQPKFFLFEHNCAIASVAESYPSVCGHELEMFSAVLPDCTVERTHWLYHGEHRCGYLIQLKVSH
- the pstS gene encoding phosphate ABC transporter substrate-binding protein PstS family protein, encoding MNKLVSPLAIVLGVAVVTVGCSPEAQQQQQRQSIKIDGSSTVFPITDAIADTYNETQEDPVEVDVSFSGTGGGFEKFCAGETDINNASRPILEAEMKACDEAGIRFYELPVAFDALTIVVNQENDWVDTITVEELKTLWEPSAEGQVTRWNQVRPSWPDRPITLHGPGLDSGTYDYFAEVIVGKDTRSDFAASEDDEMIAAGVGADPNALGYFGLAYYAEHQDTLKALAVDSSSDPVEPSPETVVTAEYQPLSRPLFIYVNFESTRTNPAVNDLVQFYLENAPETVDEVGYVPLTEEGYHIAWINFQEGEVGSAFDGTPQPNLTITELLRKTKRF
- the sufB gene encoding Fe-S cluster assembly protein SufB; translation: MTATKTLLNQPYKYGFVTDIETETLPRGLNEDIIRMISAKKNEPEFMLNFRLKAYRQWLNMTEPNWAHVGYKPIDFNDIIYYSAPKKKEEKKESLDEVDPALLETFEKLGIPLSEQKRLGNVAVDAIFDSVSVATTFKEKLAEEGVIFCSISEALQEYPELVKKYIGSVVPSGDNFFAALNSAVFSDGSFVYVPKGVQCPMELSTYFRINTDEAGQFERTLIVAEEGASVSYLEGCTAPMYDSNQLHAAIVELVALDDADIKYSTVQNWFAGDEEGKGGIYNFVTKRGLCKGKNSKISWTQVETGSAVTWKYPSCVLAGDNSVGEFYSIALTNNYQQADTGTKMIHIGKNTKSTIISKGISAGHSQNSYRGLVKMGPKADGARNYSQCDSMLIGDQAEANTFPYIQVDNNRTKVEHEASTAKIGEDQLFYFAQRGISEEDAVSMIVSGFCKEVFNQLPMEFAAEADKLLALKLENSVG